One segment of Bradyrhizobium sp. CB2312 DNA contains the following:
- a CDS encoding AAA family ATPase — translation MDLSAVRKITLLCGLDDLQVLREDGGLVFCRGWRRSDAEGRRDSVLLVRARSEPPARTIIERLVHEYSLRHQLDNRWAARPLELVEDRGESILVLEDPGGEILGGTLGLSMEVGRFLSIAVELVAVVGKVHEHGLIHKDITPANVLVNAADGRVRLTGFGIASRLPRERQPPGPPEAIGGTLPYMAPEQTGRLNRSIDSRSDLYSLGVVFYQMLTGMLPFTARDATEWVHCHIARTPTPPHQRSGAIPAPISQMIMKLLAKTAEERYQTAAGVEHDLRRCRAEWETVGRVDEFPLGENDLAARFLIPEKLYGRSREVNVLLGSFDRVVTTGSPSLVLVSGYSGIGKSAVVNELHKVLVPPRGLFAAGKFDQYKRDIPYATLAAAFQSLVRQILSKSEEELQAWREAFRAALGSNGLLIVDLIPELELVIGRQASVPHLSPHDAQRRFQTVLHRFIGVFARPEHPLALFLDDLQWLDAATLDLLEDLLTHSDIGSLLLIGAYRDNEVDSAHPLMRKLDLIRRAGGAVQDIQLAPLTYSDLEQMISEAFRCEVATASSLVQLVHDKTGGNPFFAIQFLYDLADEGLLSFDHANARWVCDLGRIRNKRYTDNVVDLMVAKLNRLPGEAQETLRKLACIGTGATFALLERAFETSREDLHNDLWEAVRSGLVLRSGDFYAFQHDRIQEAAYSLIPEDARAEAHLRIGRLLLANTPSDKREEIIFEIVSQLNRSSTLIISQDEREQLAQLNLTAGKRGKNAAAYSSALTHFAAGRSLLADECWTRQYRLTFELEFYRAECEFLTNDLANAEERLSVLAGRTQNPVDLAAVTALRLEVYIMLAQSERFVDVGLEYLRRVGLGCSRHPSDDDVRREYEEFWRRLGTRPIEDLINLPLMTDPSTLATMNVLSILMPSGNNTDKNLNCLLVTRLASLSLEYGNSNASCIGYVSLALVLSTDFGDHATALRFAQLSLDLVEKRGLDAFKARVYLRVGGAFSPLMHHFRLGRSLLLRACEEADKIGDVLYGIHARSYAIKGLIASGEPLDEVEREAIEALEFGRKTGSSFVFNIVLNKYYLVRRLRGLPLNLRSFDDAAIDESDYERYLEDPNLANPAYQYWTRKLQACVFEQDYPSALDAAVKAPGQATGPALADRAEYHFYAALALAGPVDATDDLQPDLRESRHDALRAHLRQLQTWSEYCPENFENRAALVAAELARLERRDADAERLYEQAIRSARAGGFVHNEALACETAARFYAGRGFEVVAGLLLERARDGYLRWGADGKVRLLEARHPQLLINDRRAAKRDASTPDLQLDVAAVVTASQALSGEIMLPRLIERLMTIAVQNAGADRGLLIRPQEGGYRIEAEARADGEQIVLHFGTAVDPAVPEGIVRYVMRTRECFILDDAVKSNLFSEDPYLVVRRQRSILCLPLVRQGALVGLLYLENALASHVFTPGRAKLLELLGSQAAISLENSRLYSDLREREAKVRRLVDSNIIGISIFDFDGRVMEANRAFLDTVGHDRDDLMSGRLRWTDLTPPEWRGADERALAEVAATGTCTPYEKEFLRKDGSRVPVLMAGANFDELRQQGVAFALDLTERKRAEAELAHANRVATMGQLSASIAHEVNQPLAALLTNAKTAERWLARQPPNLEKARPLIGRIIDDGRRAADIVSRIRDFSRKAPARKELLEINDVILEIIGLARVPMSERGVASKMQLTGGLPNILGDRVQLQQVILNLVMNAIDAMSEVEERSREMSISTSNAEGGGVLVAVSDCGIGLPHANPDQVFEAFYTTKSAGLGMGLSICRSIVEAHGGLLWATSNSPHGAVFYMRLPIDPSETKVGSGGYKRP, via the coding sequence ATGGATCTCTCGGCAGTACGAAAGATCACACTTTTATGCGGGCTCGATGATCTTCAGGTCTTGCGGGAAGACGGTGGACTTGTTTTCTGCCGAGGGTGGCGGCGTTCCGACGCGGAAGGTAGACGCGACAGCGTGTTGCTGGTGCGCGCAAGGTCCGAGCCACCGGCACGTACCATCATTGAACGCCTCGTTCATGAATACTCCCTCAGGCACCAGCTCGACAATAGGTGGGCGGCGCGACCACTGGAACTTGTCGAAGATCGCGGTGAAAGCATTTTGGTGCTCGAGGATCCCGGTGGTGAGATCCTCGGTGGAACGCTTGGCCTCTCTATGGAGGTTGGGCGCTTCTTGTCCATTGCTGTCGAACTTGTTGCGGTCGTCGGCAAGGTTCATGAGCACGGCCTCATCCACAAGGACATCACTCCTGCCAACGTTCTGGTGAATGCCGCCGATGGTAGGGTGCGTTTGACCGGCTTTGGAATTGCATCGCGCCTGCCACGAGAACGTCAGCCGCCGGGCCCGCCTGAGGCCATCGGTGGCACATTGCCCTATATGGCGCCCGAACAGACGGGACGACTGAACCGTTCGATCGACTCCCGGAGTGATCTCTATTCGCTCGGAGTGGTCTTCTACCAGATGTTGACTGGCATGCTGCCATTCACTGCTCGCGATGCCACGGAATGGGTTCATTGCCACATCGCCAGAACGCCGACGCCGCCACACCAGCGGTCGGGAGCCATTCCCGCGCCGATTTCGCAAATGATAATGAAGCTGCTGGCCAAGACCGCCGAGGAGCGCTACCAGACCGCGGCCGGCGTCGAGCACGATCTTCGACGATGCCGCGCCGAGTGGGAAACGGTGGGGCGCGTCGACGAGTTTCCATTGGGCGAGAATGACCTTGCGGCCCGCTTCCTTATTCCTGAGAAACTATACGGCCGCTCCCGCGAGGTTAACGTCCTCCTCGGTTCGTTCGATCGGGTCGTTACAACCGGCAGTCCCTCTCTCGTTCTGGTCTCCGGCTATTCAGGTATCGGCAAATCCGCCGTGGTGAATGAACTGCATAAAGTGCTCGTTCCGCCGCGCGGTCTGTTCGCTGCTGGCAAGTTCGATCAATACAAGCGCGACATCCCTTACGCCACTCTCGCGGCGGCGTTTCAAAGTCTTGTCCGGCAGATTTTAAGTAAAAGCGAGGAAGAGCTCCAAGCCTGGCGCGAAGCGTTTCGCGCTGCACTGGGTTCAAATGGACTCTTGATCGTAGATCTCATTCCCGAGCTCGAACTTGTCATAGGTCGGCAAGCGTCGGTTCCCCATCTGTCGCCGCATGACGCTCAGCGCCGCTTCCAGACTGTGCTGCACCGGTTTATCGGCGTCTTTGCACGCCCGGAGCACCCGCTTGCACTCTTCCTTGACGATCTGCAATGGCTCGATGCTGCAACTCTCGATTTGCTTGAAGACCTTCTGACTCACTCTGACATCGGAAGTTTGCTGCTGATTGGAGCCTATCGAGACAACGAGGTTGATTCGGCGCATCCGCTCATGCGCAAGCTCGACCTGATCCGCCGCGCGGGCGGTGCAGTGCAAGATATTCAATTGGCACCGCTGACTTATTCTGACCTCGAACAAATGATTTCCGAAGCTTTTCGCTGCGAGGTCGCCACCGCGAGCTCGCTTGTGCAGCTGGTGCACGATAAGACCGGCGGCAATCCATTTTTCGCGATCCAGTTTCTCTACGACCTCGCGGATGAAGGGCTGCTAAGCTTCGATCATGCGAACGCCCGATGGGTTTGCGACCTTGGCCGCATCCGCAACAAGCGCTATACGGACAACGTCGTCGATCTCATGGTCGCCAAGCTCAATCGCTTGCCCGGCGAGGCCCAAGAAACACTTCGCAAGCTCGCATGCATCGGTACAGGCGCCACGTTCGCGCTCCTCGAGAGGGCTTTCGAGACCTCGCGTGAAGACCTCCACAACGACCTTTGGGAAGCGGTTCGGTCGGGGCTGGTGCTGCGTTCCGGCGACTTCTATGCGTTCCAGCACGATCGAATCCAGGAGGCGGCCTATTCGCTAATCCCTGAGGACGCGCGCGCCGAAGCGCATTTGCGAATCGGACGCCTGTTGCTGGCAAATACGCCGTCCGACAAACGTGAAGAGATTATTTTCGAGATCGTGAGCCAGCTCAACCGGAGCTCCACGCTGATCATATCCCAGGACGAACGAGAACAGTTGGCGCAGCTCAATCTGACCGCGGGAAAGCGTGGCAAGAATGCAGCGGCCTATTCATCGGCCCTGACCCATTTTGCTGCGGGCCGTTCGTTATTAGCGGATGAATGTTGGACGCGACAATACCGGCTTACATTCGAGCTGGAGTTTTATCGGGCCGAGTGCGAATTCCTGACCAACGATTTGGCGAACGCAGAAGAGCGGCTGTCGGTGCTTGCTGGCCGCACGCAGAATCCTGTCGATCTGGCTGCCGTCACCGCCCTGCGCCTGGAAGTCTACATCATGCTTGCCCAGTCGGAGCGGTTCGTTGACGTCGGGCTCGAATATCTCCGGCGGGTCGGCCTTGGGTGCTCGCGACATCCGTCCGATGACGATGTGCGCCGCGAGTACGAGGAGTTCTGGCGGCGGCTCGGAACCCGCCCGATCGAAGATCTGATCAACCTTCCTCTGATGACGGACCCCAGCACGCTCGCGACCATGAACGTCCTCTCCATCCTCATGCCTTCCGGCAACAACACCGACAAGAATCTCAACTGCCTGCTTGTCACGCGCTTGGCGAGCCTCAGCCTCGAGTACGGCAATAGCAACGCATCATGCATCGGCTATGTCTCGCTGGCCCTGGTTTTGAGCACAGACTTCGGCGACCACGCGACGGCTTTGCGCTTTGCCCAACTCAGTCTCGATTTGGTCGAGAAGCGCGGATTGGACGCGTTCAAGGCACGCGTTTACCTCAGAGTAGGGGGCGCTTTCAGCCCATTGATGCACCATTTTCGCTTGGGTCGCTCCCTCCTTCTACGAGCCTGCGAAGAGGCGGACAAAATTGGCGATGTTCTCTATGGTATTCATGCGAGGTCATACGCAATCAAGGGTCTGATCGCCTCTGGTGAACCGCTCGACGAAGTGGAAAGGGAGGCAATTGAAGCTCTCGAGTTCGGACGGAAGACCGGCTCCAGTTTCGTTTTCAACATCGTCCTCAACAAGTATTATCTGGTTCGGAGGTTGAGGGGCTTACCGCTCAATCTCAGATCGTTCGACGACGCGGCGATCGACGAAAGCGACTACGAGCGCTACCTTGAAGACCCAAACTTGGCCAATCCCGCCTATCAATATTGGACCCGAAAACTACAAGCATGCGTCTTCGAGCAGGATTATCCGTCTGCGCTCGACGCCGCGGTCAAGGCACCGGGTCAGGCCACCGGACCTGCGCTCGCCGACCGCGCCGAGTACCACTTCTATGCGGCGCTGGCACTGGCGGGGCCTGTCGATGCCACCGATGACCTTCAGCCCGACCTGCGGGAGTCGCGCCACGATGCATTGAGGGCCCACCTCCGGCAACTTCAGACATGGTCGGAATATTGCCCCGAGAATTTCGAGAACCGCGCCGCACTGGTCGCCGCCGAGCTAGCTCGCCTTGAGCGGCGCGACGCTGATGCCGAACGGCTTTACGAACAGGCCATCCGCTCGGCACGGGCCGGCGGCTTTGTCCACAATGAGGCGCTCGCCTGCGAGACGGCTGCGCGCTTCTACGCGGGGCGCGGATTTGAAGTTGTCGCCGGGTTGCTTCTTGAGAGGGCCCGCGACGGCTATCTGCGCTGGGGCGCCGACGGCAAGGTACGGCTACTCGAAGCACGTCATCCACAATTGCTGATCAACGATCGGCGCGCCGCTAAGAGAGATGCTTCCACGCCAGATCTGCAGCTTGATGTCGCTGCTGTCGTGACGGCGTCTCAGGCGCTATCAGGCGAAATAATGCTGCCGCGCCTTATCGAGCGGCTCATGACCATCGCCGTGCAAAATGCCGGCGCCGATCGTGGCTTGCTTATCCGGCCCCAGGAGGGCGGCTATCGTATTGAGGCCGAAGCGCGGGCGGATGGAGAGCAAATTGTCCTGCATTTTGGCACCGCCGTCGACCCGGCTGTTCCAGAAGGCATTGTACGCTACGTTATGAGGACGCGGGAATGTTTCATTCTCGACGATGCGGTTAAATCAAACCTCTTCTCGGAGGACCCGTACCTGGTTGTTCGGCGACAACGATCGATCCTTTGCCTCCCGCTCGTCCGGCAAGGGGCGCTGGTCGGATTGCTTTATCTCGAGAACGCGCTGGCTTCGCACGTCTTCACGCCTGGTCGCGCGAAGCTGCTCGAACTTTTGGGCTCCCAGGCTGCGATTTCCCTTGAGAATAGCCGCCTCTATTCCGATCTAAGGGAACGCGAGGCCAAGGTTCGACGCCTCGTCGACTCCAATATCATCGGCATCAGCATTTTTGATTTTGACGGTCGAGTTATGGAGGCAAATAGAGCGTTCCTCGACACCGTGGGACATGACCGCGACGATCTGATGTCTGGACGCCTGCGCTGGACCGATCTGACACCTCCTGAATGGAGGGGGGCTGATGAACGCGCGTTGGCCGAGGTGGCCGCGACCGGAACTTGTACGCCTTATGAAAAGGAGTTTCTACGAAAGGACGGCAGTCGCGTGCCGGTGCTCATGGCAGGAGCGAATTTTGACGAACTTCGGCAACAGGGCGTCGCCTTCGCGCTCGATTTGACCGAGCGAAAACGCGCGGAGGCCGAGCTGGCGCACGCAAACCGCGTCGCGACAATGGGGCAGCTCTCGGCTTCCATTGCCCACGAAGTCAATCAACCGCTGGCTGCCCTGCTTACGAATGCCAAAACAGCCGAGCGCTGGCTCGCCCGTCAACCGCCGAATCTGGAAAAGGCCAGGCCCTTAATTGGCCGTATCATCGACGATGGCAGGCGAGCCGCGGACATCGTCAGCCGGATTCGTGATTTCTCGAGGAAGGCGCCCGCGCGCAAGGAGCTGCTGGAAATCAACGACGTCATTTTAGAGATTATCGGCTTGGCCCGTGTTCCGATGTCTGAACGGGGCGTTGCATCTAAAATGCAATTGACGGGCGGGTTGCCGAATATTTTGGGTGATAGGGTGCAATTACAGCAGGTGATCCTCAACCTTGTCATGAACGCCATCGATGCGATGAGCGAAGTTGAAGAGAGGTCCCGCGAAATGTCGATCAGCACGAGTAACGCCGAGGGCGGCGGTGTGCTTGTCGCTGTAAGTGATTGCGGGATTGGCTTGCCTCATGCCAATCCGGACCAGGTCTTCGAAGCGTTCTATACCACCAAGTCCGCTGGCTTGGGCATGGGTTTGTCGATTTGCAGATCAATCGTAGAGGCGCATGGCGGATTGCTATGGGCAACGTCGAATTCACCACACGGTGCCGTTTTTTACATGAGGCTACCGATCGATCCGTCTGAAACCAAGGTCGGATCAGGAGGATATAAGCGGCCTTAG
- a CDS encoding trifunctional serine/threonine-protein kinase/ATP-binding protein/sensor histidine kinase — MSYRSGVSGFGDLELLSKDDGYVIGRARCTEARGGLENVLIVFPNSEASNALGGLAHEYSLKNELDSAWAVRPLELLQDRGQTILVLADPGGELLSRHIGRPMTIERFLRIAIGITAGLGQLHQQHLVHRDIKPANIIVNANDEVWITGFRIASRLPRERQPPDPPEVIAGTLPYMAPEQTGRMNRSVDSRSDLYSLGVTFYEMLTGSLPFTASEPMEWVHSHIARKPEPPNARQETVPSALSAMVMKLLEKRPEERYQTAGGLERDLRRCLADWMRGHLAEFPLGAEDAPDRLLIPEMLYGREREVGKLLSSLDRVMKSGAPEFVLVSGYSGIGKSSIVHELHEALVPRRGLFAAGKFERDKRDIPYAPLAQAFQSLIQSLLSESDAKLSGWRDALIEAFGANGQLIVDFIPELRLIVGDQPPVSELPPQEALKRFQMVFRRFVGVFARQQHPLTLFLDDLQWFDVATLDLIEDILAQRDIGYLLLIGAYRDNEVDAAHPLTRKLAAIRQVGIRVNDIAVGALSDDELGELIADSLHCQPESARPLTLLIQEKTGGNPFFVIEFLKTLADEGLLVFNHAKAQWFWDVDRINAKQYTDNVIDLMVAKLHRLPTETQTVLRDFSCVGFRATVSFLAAVCQTSAENLHANLWEAVRTGMVRRSNDTYAFQHDRIRESIYSLISNDARAEAHLRIGRLLLDYRALESSDEIVFEIISQFNRSLALVTSPAEREQLARLNLVAGKRAKSAAAYLSALTYFTEGRALLEQDCWACQYALAFEFELYRAECELLTGGFSRAEERLSALANRSINLVDRAKVTSLLVDIYIIQARAEHAVEAGLEYLRQVGFDLSPHPADQDVQREYDAIWQRLGARPIESLIDLPPMSDPSMCATIQVMNKLMVSALYQDQKLHQLLLAHMVNLSIEHGNSAASCVGYVGLGRVLAAEFGNPSAALRFGQLGLDLLDKRGMNDFSARVFLVYATGISPWTKHLRVGLSYLSRSASEANKVGDLQYIGLCRSNIVGTLLSSGEPLEEVDRAAVEGLDLVQKAGPGIVAAYILGQLRLIRILRDVPCDFQSFDSEKFDAERFERYLGTDPNLAIAKHLYWSRRMQASVFLEDYASALKAASQSQGLLSVTSPNIERAEYHFYAALARAGSIGTIESTRTEEDMAHTTAITAHHRQLESWARDCPENFETRSALVGAELARIENRKLDAQRLYEQAIRSARANRFLHIEALACETAAHFYAAGGFEDIADMYLQRARNGYVRWGANGKVRQIDERYSHLAVADTRGRKAEITSSDQPLDLAAVIKASRVLSSEILLPRLIEQLMVIALRNAGANRGLLILPAGDTYVIHAEARAVDEQINVTMRQDPIDPMVCPESLIRYVLRTRESVLLDDASKPSLFSEDSYLHDRLSRSVLCFPLIKQQQLAGILLLENTLTSHAFTPARISILELLAAQAAISLENTRLYAEVREREAKVRRLVDSNIIGISIGKADGCVLEANKAFLRIVGYDEADLAAGRLRRAELTPLEWRDRDLRAAAEMRMTGTAQPFEKEYLRKDGSRVPVLVGGATLDERGDTVVNFVLDLTDRKRAEAELAHANRITTMGQLTASLAHEINQPIGAARVNAGTTARWLRQEPLNLEKARQSNDRTIKDVSRLAEIVNRIHDFSRKSPARMEDLEINEVILEITTLAGAAMSEHGVLAKMRLSEGLPRVVGDRVQLQQVVLNLIMNAVEAVSEVEDRPRELLISTDEEGSGGVLLKISDSGPGLPQADPERVFEAFYTTKASGLGMGLPICRSIVEAHGGRLWAIPNEPCGAVFQIALPIGGKSLGNEC; from the coding sequence ATGTCTTATCGGTCCGGCGTGAGCGGGTTCGGCGACCTCGAGCTTTTATCGAAGGATGACGGATACGTCATCGGCCGAGCGCGGTGTACGGAGGCAAGAGGCGGACTAGAGAATGTCCTGATCGTGTTCCCGAACTCGGAGGCATCGAACGCTCTTGGCGGTCTTGCCCACGAATACTCCTTAAAGAACGAACTGGATAGCGCATGGGCAGTGCGGCCGCTCGAACTCTTGCAAGATCGGGGTCAGACCATTTTGGTGCTCGCGGATCCAGGCGGCGAATTGCTGAGCCGCCACATCGGCAGGCCAATGACGATCGAGCGCTTCCTGCGCATCGCCATTGGCATCACGGCCGGGCTTGGCCAGCTGCACCAGCAGCATCTCGTCCATAGGGACATCAAGCCGGCAAATATCATCGTGAACGCCAACGATGAAGTGTGGATTACCGGATTTCGAATTGCGTCGCGCCTCCCTCGCGAGCGGCAGCCGCCAGACCCTCCCGAGGTCATCGCCGGGACGCTACCTTACATGGCGCCCGAGCAGACTGGGAGAATGAACCGCTCGGTCGATTCGCGAAGCGACCTCTATTCGCTCGGCGTTACATTTTACGAAATGCTGACAGGTAGTCTTCCCTTTACCGCATCGGAGCCGATGGAATGGGTCCACTCCCATATCGCTCGAAAGCCAGAACCGCCCAATGCGAGGCAAGAGACCGTGCCCTCCGCGCTCTCCGCGATGGTCATGAAGTTGCTCGAGAAGAGGCCCGAGGAGCGCTACCAGACCGCGGGTGGCCTCGAGCGTGACCTGCGGCGCTGCCTCGCCGATTGGATGCGAGGCCATCTCGCCGAGTTTCCGCTGGGCGCGGAGGATGCGCCGGACCGCCTGCTGATTCCGGAGATGCTCTATGGCCGAGAGCGAGAGGTCGGAAAGCTGCTTTCCTCCCTTGATCGCGTCATGAAGAGCGGCGCACCGGAGTTCGTGCTGGTCTCGGGGTATTCCGGCATAGGCAAATCCTCCATCGTTCACGAGCTACATGAGGCGCTCGTGCCGCGGCGCGGGCTATTCGCGGCTGGTAAATTTGAGCGGGACAAGCGCGACATCCCCTACGCACCTCTGGCTCAGGCTTTTCAGAGCCTGATCCAGTCGCTGTTAAGCGAGAGCGACGCCAAACTAAGTGGCTGGCGCGATGCATTGATCGAAGCGTTTGGCGCAAATGGCCAGCTTATCGTCGATTTCATTCCTGAGCTCAGGCTAATTGTCGGCGACCAGCCGCCTGTCTCCGAGCTTCCGCCGCAGGAAGCGCTAAAGCGCTTCCAAATGGTCTTTCGACGATTCGTCGGCGTATTCGCCCGCCAGCAGCATCCGTTGACGCTCTTCCTCGATGATCTCCAATGGTTCGATGTCGCGACGCTCGACCTGATTGAAGACATTCTTGCGCAACGAGATATTGGATATCTGCTACTGATCGGCGCGTATCGTGACAACGAGGTTGACGCAGCACACCCGCTTACGCGTAAGCTCGCTGCCATCCGCCAAGTAGGTATAAGGGTAAATGATATTGCAGTCGGCGCGCTGAGCGACGACGAGCTCGGGGAATTAATCGCCGACTCGCTTCACTGCCAGCCTGAGAGCGCTCGTCCGCTTACACTACTCATACAAGAGAAAACCGGCGGCAATCCCTTCTTCGTCATTGAATTTCTCAAAACACTTGCTGATGAAGGACTATTGGTCTTCAACCACGCGAAAGCGCAGTGGTTTTGGGACGTTGATCGCATCAATGCCAAGCAATATACGGACAATGTAATCGACCTCATGGTCGCCAAGTTACACCGCTTGCCGACCGAAACTCAAACGGTGCTCCGCGATTTCTCTTGCGTCGGCTTTCGAGCAACGGTTTCGTTCCTGGCTGCAGTCTGCCAGACGTCGGCCGAAAACCTTCACGCGAACCTCTGGGAAGCCGTTCGAACAGGGATGGTGCGCCGTTCGAACGACACCTATGCGTTTCAGCATGACCGGATCCGCGAATCTATCTATTCGCTGATCTCAAATGACGCACGAGCCGAAGCCCATCTCCGGATCGGCCGGCTGCTTTTGGACTACAGAGCACTTGAGAGCAGCGATGAAATCGTTTTTGAGATAATTAGCCAGTTCAACCGAAGCTTAGCATTGGTCACTTCACCGGCCGAACGCGAGCAACTGGCGCGATTGAACTTGGTTGCGGGCAAGCGTGCCAAAAGCGCGGCTGCTTATCTGTCCGCGCTGACGTACTTTACCGAGGGACGTGCGTTGCTCGAGCAGGACTGTTGGGCCTGCCAATACGCATTGGCCTTCGAGTTTGAGCTATACCGCGCTGAATGTGAGCTACTAACCGGCGGTTTCTCACGTGCAGAAGAGCGCCTGTCGGCACTTGCGAACCGCTCAATTAATCTGGTCGATCGGGCCAAAGTCACTAGTCTGCTCGTCGACATTTACATTATTCAGGCCCGGGCGGAGCATGCCGTCGAAGCGGGTCTGGAATATCTGCGACAAGTTGGATTCGACCTATCGCCACATCCGGCGGATCAAGATGTGCAACGCGAATACGACGCCATATGGCAGCGGCTAGGAGCGCGGCCCATTGAGAGTCTGATCGACTTACCTCCAATGAGCGACCCAAGTATGTGCGCGACAATCCAGGTCATGAACAAACTCATGGTCTCGGCGCTTTACCAAGATCAAAAGCTGCATCAATTGCTGCTCGCGCACATGGTCAATCTCAGCATCGAGCACGGCAATAGCGCCGCTTCATGCGTCGGATACGTCGGACTTGGCCGAGTGTTGGCCGCTGAGTTCGGAAACCCTTCGGCGGCGTTGCGCTTCGGTCAGCTTGGCCTAGATCTCTTAGACAAGCGAGGGATGAATGACTTTAGCGCTCGTGTCTTTCTTGTATACGCAACTGGGATTAGCCCCTGGACCAAGCATCTTCGGGTCGGTTTGAGTTACCTTTCACGATCGGCGAGTGAGGCCAATAAGGTTGGTGACCTCCAGTACATTGGCCTTTGTCGTAGTAACATTGTGGGGACTTTACTCAGTTCGGGGGAGCCTCTCGAAGAAGTCGACCGGGCAGCAGTGGAAGGTCTCGACCTCGTACAAAAAGCAGGCCCGGGGATCGTCGCGGCCTACATTCTTGGTCAGCTACGCCTAATTCGAATTCTTAGGGATGTGCCCTGCGACTTCCAATCCTTCGATAGCGAGAAGTTCGATGCAGAAAGATTTGAGCGATATCTCGGTACCGACCCAAACCTAGCGATAGCCAAGCACTTATATTGGAGCAGAAGAATGCAGGCTTCCGTTTTCTTGGAAGACTATGCTTCAGCGCTCAAAGCTGCATCGCAATCACAAGGCCTGCTGTCGGTGACATCGCCGAATATTGAGCGGGCCGAATATCACTTCTATGCCGCTCTGGCACGAGCTGGATCTATTGGAACGATTGAATCCACCCGGACGGAAGAGGATATGGCCCACACAACGGCCATCACGGCTCACCACCGGCAACTTGAAAGTTGGGCCAGGGATTGTCCCGAGAATTTCGAAACCCGTTCAGCCCTCGTAGGCGCCGAGCTTGCCCGGATCGAGAATCGTAAGCTGGACGCGCAACGTCTGTATGAGCAGGCCATCCGGTCGGCTCGCGCCAACCGCTTCCTCCACATCGAGGCGCTCGCTTGTGAAACAGCCGCGCACTTCTATGCCGCGGGCGGCTTCGAAGATATTGCCGACATGTATCTCCAGAGGGCTCGCAACGGCTACGTACGCTGGGGTGCCAACGGAAAGGTGCGGCAAATCGACGAGCGTTATTCGCACCTCGCCGTAGCCGATACGCGTGGGCGAAAGGCAGAGATTACATCGTCGGATCAACCGCTGGACCTCGCCGCCGTTATCAAGGCGTCGCGGGTGCTATCGAGCGAAATTCTACTGCCTCGCTTGATCGAGCAACTCATGGTGATCGCGTTGCGGAATGCGGGCGCAAATCGCGGCCTCCTAATACTCCCAGCTGGGGATACATATGTGATCCATGCGGAGGCGCGAGCGGTCGATGAACAGATTAACGTCACGATGCGCCAAGATCCTATTGATCCGATGGTCTGTCCCGAGTCCCTGATCCGCTATGTTCTCCGCACACGGGAAAGTGTGCTCCTCGATGATGCCTCCAAACCCAGCCTGTTCTCTGAGGACAGCTATCTACACGACCGACTATCCAGGTCGGTCCTCTGCTTCCCACTTATCAAGCAACAGCAGTTAGCCGGAATTTTGCTGCTCGAAAACACGCTGACTTCACACGCATTCACGCCGGCCCGGATCTCGATCCTGGAACTCTTGGCAGCCCAAGCTGCGATTTCACTTGAGAACACCCGTCTCTATGCTGAAGTGCGGGAGCGCGAAGCGAAGGTCAGGCGCCTCGTCGATTCTAATATAATTGGCATCTCGATCGGCAAGGCCGACGGTTGCGTTTTGGAAGCTAATAAAGCGTTTCTGCGGATTGTTGGATACGATGAAGCTGACCTCGCTGCAGGTCGATTGCGTCGGGCTGAGCTGACGCCACTTGAGTGGCGTGATCGGGACCTACGGGCTGCTGCTGAAATGAGGATGACTGGCACGGCCCAACCATTCGAGAAGGAGTATCTGCGGAAAGACGGTAGTAGGGTGCCTGTGCTGGTTGGAGGCGCAACGTTGGATGAACGAGGAGACACCGTTGTTAACTTCGTTCTCGACTTGACGGACCGCAAACGTGCCGAAGCGGAACTGGCCCACGCTAACCGCATCACAACAATGGGCCAACTCACGGCCTCCCTGGCGCACGAGATCAACCAGCCTATCGGGGCTGCGCGCGTGAACGCCGGAACCACCGCGCGCTGGCTCCGTCAGGAGCCGCTCAACCTTGAAAAGGCCAGGCAGTCAAACGACCGCACCATAAAGGACGTCAGCCGCCTTGCCGAGATTGTAAACCGAATTCATGACTTCTCAAGAAAGTCGCCGGCACGAATGGAAGACTTGGAGATCAACGAAGTAATCCTTGAGATTACGACCCTGGCGGGAGCCGCGATGTCGGAACACGGCGTCTTGGCCAAGATGCGTTTATCGGAAGGCTTACCTCGCGTTGTGGGTGACCGAGTGCAATTGCAGCAGGTGGTCCTCAACCTGATCATGAATGCGGTGGAGGCTGTGAGCGAAGTTGAGGATCGACCACGAGAGCTGTTGATCAGTACTGATGAGGAAGGATCGGGCGGCGTGCTCCTCAAGATAAGTGATTCCGGTCCTGGCCTACCCCAAGCCGATCCGGAACGCGTGTTCGAAGCGTTCTATACAACCAAGGCCAGCGGTCTGGGCATGGGCTTGCCGATCTGCCGTTCGATCGTGGAAGCGCATGGCGGTCGACTGTGGGCAATACCAAATGAGCCTTGTGGCGCTGTGTTCCAAATCGCGCTGCCGATTGGCGGAAAATCGCTTGGCAATGAGTGCTAG